In the Colletotrichum lupini chromosome 1, complete sequence genome, one interval contains:
- a CDS encoding hpt domain-containing protein produces the protein MPASEDKSDDGPLSTPDFGDAIDSVTFGQILEMDEDENDRDFSQSIVFGFFEQAEETFEQMDEAFPLSPFTPGVSSVADRNSFSGGLEKDLEKLSSLGHFLKGSSATLGLVKVRDSCEKIQRYGKKENEDGTPETDEKLCLERIEKTLKDLKTEYEDAEKLLKKFFGTEEEEEED, from the exons ATGCCTGCTTCAGAAGACAAG AGCGACGATGGTCCCCTCAGTACCCCCGACTTTGGCGATGCGATTGACTCAGTCACCTTCGGTCAGATCCTGGAGATGGATGAGGATGAAAATGATCGCGACTTCAGCCAGTCAATCGTTTTTGGCTTCTTCGAGCAAGCAGAAGAGACCTTTGAGCAGATGGACGAGGCCTT CCCTCTTTCCCCCTTCACCCCTGGAGTATCCTCCGTAGCAGATAGAAACTCATTTTCTGGTGGCCTG GAGAAGGATCTCGAGAAGCTGTCATCGCTCGGCCACTTCCTCAAAGGCTCTTCAGCCACGTTGGGACTCGTCAAGGTTAGAGACAGCTGCGAAAAGATTCAACGTTACGGCAAGAAGGAGAACGAGGATGGAACCCCTGAGACGGACGAGAAGCTGTGCTTGGAGCGAATTGAGAAGACGCTCAAGGACCTCAAGACGGAGTACGAGGACGCCGAGAAGCTTTTGAAGAAGTTCTTCGGCaccgaagaagaagaagaagaagactaA